Genomic segment of Bemisia tabaci chromosome 9, PGI_BMITA_v3:
ACATTacgagaactttttttttacaaaattgtgaTGATTAACTTCTGCTGAcgttttgtttctttctttgttcCAGGTCCCTTGATTCTTCGGATAAAAATAGACATTAGATTGTCGTTCATTCATCAATCCTTCCGGAATGATTCTGAGGCAAATATCCTTAATTCTAAAAATTCTATTCTATTCCAACAAGCTGCGTTAAAGGGGATTTTGTAAACGAAAATTACCATAGTCGGGCAAGAATCGAGAATTTTTACTGTTCAAGGtgcaataaaaaagaaaagaagtttTAGTTCCCGAGAAATGGGATTGCTTCGGACGAAGTGCGTGGCAGTGAACTAATGATCGTTATCGGTGAAAATGAGAACATCTTAGTGCAGGCCGAATGCGGTGTTCAAACCCTCGGAATTTACTACCGGAGATCCCCATTTCGAAATTAATGTAATGACATTAGACGACATGATTCTGTCCGTCAGCGATAAGATGGAAGAGGCTTGTTCCAGTCGAGAGACCGGCAAATGGATGTCCAGCACAAGCTCCATTCCAGATCAATTTAAGGTAAGGTTAATCACAATCAACCTTCTCCTGTGTATTCCTTCGTCTGAATTTGGGCCGTTGTAAactgaacatatttatgctaaaaggaactatgtgcattgggattgcgtgtaacatagttccttttagcataaatacgtccaacctTCGGattttcacacggcgtttttcctcagaacaGTGAAATGGCCCCTCCTTGTTTTACATCCCTgagacgcacagtggatcgagtcaatgagagaggtcggacatgcaattttttatctaaaaccgcaaatttcgatgttgAATTTGTCGCGTATTGAATTTTAAGGCGTGTTCCtgaaagagaatttcacgagtaAACCAATGGGCCCATTCTTAAGACTTTAAAAGTTTGCATCAACGGATGTAAGTATAGGCCTTTAAAGTTCCCAaagtccaacctctcctattgactcgatcctttgtgaGGCGAATTtctgctcatattttattttttagaagagagATAAACCTATCTCAGAGCTTAAAATCTATAAAGAATAGTTCAACAGCAGGGAAGGAAAATcgaagaaattttcaagaaattgcgtcgactggttttccatggaaaaaataaagtatgacaggaagtttgcaacgtcgcaaacggagatacgtggttttgcacttcggccgtcgcaaagtggatcgagtcaatcagaaaggtcggacacacaatttttgaccaaaactgcaaatttttatgtttatttcgttacatttcaaacttttaggggtgtttctagatgaaaatttcacgaggaaaccaatggggccacttttaaaaccccaaaagtctgcatgaacggagttataagccttTAAAGTTATTCCAAATTCCAGAGCCAAGTCAGCCAGCCTTCTATTTTAAGCGTATGCAACAAGCTTATCCTTTGAACACCaaaagttgcatccaggcgcacactggaacgagtctttggaaCAAGTtgaacatgaattttttaacgaAGATTGTaaatattgatgtttatttcgtcacatttcaaacttttaggggtgtttctagaataaaatttcacgaggaaaccaattggaccacttctaaaacctcaaaagtttgcatgaacggagttataggcctttaatttttccaaattttgtccgacctctcctattgacgcgacccactgtgcgacggcggaAATTTGCGTCTCCCTCGAGCCTTCTTGCATACGTGCCCAAGAAATAATAGAGCAAGGAGGGATTTTAACAACCATAATCAATTTACCCGGCGCGCGGGAGTGAGCCAGGACCTCGTGGCCCCGTATTTCATTACGCCGTCtgatatactttaaaatatTACCTTAAATCAAAGCATCCCCTCGCGCCACGCCCAACGGgcggaaaattatttttccaccGAATAATTTCCCAACAAATACGCAGAGCTCCGGGAAATCCTTCGTCGTCGGTTACTCTCTCGCGGCGAAAAATTAGCCGGCTCGTTTCAAGGGCGTTacacttggactgcatttcgcaataaggaactactatttctagctcgTTTTATGAACAATAACGTACGTGCTACCAATCTTTCTCCGCATGCAGATGCTTTCTCCCCGTCTtctttttcgtcttctttttcctcttcttctgaatctcactggaaaaaaaaaacacattggatctagagtccagactcttaaaaatatcgacaagaaaaaatactcttgattcaatcagatttaagcttaaatcaagaaccaagcctcttaatttgagcggagttccttttgatttaagcttaaatctgattgaatcaagagtcctttttcttgtcaatgttttcaagagtctgggctctaggtcccatgtgttttttttccagtgcttcctCTCCCTCTTCGTTTTAATATTGTTCTTTATCCTCCTTTTGTTcttgttctttttcttcttcttcgtcttctttctcctctcctttttcttctttcacatctatttcttatttttcttcctcttccttccttATACTTTGATTTCAGGTCCATTCCATTAGAAATTAAAATGCCGATGTTGTTTTAAATATGGTTAgaaatcaagtttttatttttcctcaaacaattttttcctgagagaTTACAATCAGAGCACCTACACAGAGAGAGTGTAGATAAGTCGGTAATTTTgtggttaggtcatggagcttttagggtccaaaagggcagccaacctataaaTTAGCAGCTTCAGCGTCGCGCGAGCCAgccgtcggcgcggcgtgaacgcatattagcgcctacaagactgcatgaatacttctcgcattacgccaaacgcagtgcattCGGTCAGTTGGCCTgagacgcatattagcgcctacaagaccgcacgaatacttcacgcattgcgcgtacagcacagAGCGCCCTTTAATCCTTGCACTCGCTTGGTGTCAGACCCACCACCGGCTACCGGCTCGGCTATACTAACGTACTTTATGGGGAGAGTTTGGTCACCacggttaccacctctgattggttCAACCATCTTAGGCTGCATGGAGCCTTCTAGGGCATAAAAATGGCAGACGCTGTAAGTAAATGTAAAcgcaaaattactcaaaatgtagttttatttGCATATCGCAACGAGAACTTTACTCAAATGCTTAGTTACGACGCACTTACATAGTTTAACGGCTAATCATTTGCTGTTTCCGAGAAAAATCATCTTGGAtacagtaaggttggcagcaagtgcggttggtgacaaccgtcaaaatttggcaatgaaccCCCCTCCCAttcttaaaacaaaaaaatagcaccgccatttttgggccctaacaaTAAGCCCTCCATAACGCccagtgtccatactctccgTACACAGGTACGCTAAAGATTAgcggtgacattttttgtgtaagAAGGTTGGGTGCTCTAAGAGCCCtaattaaaatgcaatttttctaaaacaaaCTTGTTTTTTCGGTGTGCTATTGGGGCCGGTATCCAGTATCCACCTCCTGTACCACTGTCACCATCAGCATTACCCCCACCCTGCTCTCATAAAAAATGACTTCACTTCAACTGTATCGCCGTCTCTCGCCGACAGGCTCACTGCATGACCATGCAATACTAGCATAAACTTAGGACAACTTTGCGTCTCATTTATCACCGCTCAAGAGGGTGTTAATGTCAAGCGACCTTTCACGGACCGCAATAACTTTTTCGCCGAGCTCTGCGGGACGCTTTAGAaccctactttaaaaaaaaaaattatccgtaGTGCGGCTTCTGCAAGCCCACGAGACGACAGGAGAAATGGGACTCGGTGTGCGCTCCTCCGTTCGGAGAAGAATATTCATAGATATTGGTCGAGACTGCGATTTCAACCATAATATTTCACACTAGATTACTTTTTCGCTTCACTGCGTTGCCAAACTTGGCGCGGGCAGTCTCAAATTACAAGTTGTGTCagaatggaggtgttgcatgtgtaagggatttgcAATTGACTGctgtttcttttgtaaaagttcgcgagaaacacgatggtgccactggttttctctgaaatcatctcccaagctcaaaaaaagctctcaaagtgaggccaaaatggagaggatatcccgccctaccctgagagtccacctctacatcaagacaaactctccatgcaaagatagggagcaaatacattagcagggttgccgtttttttcacttttggagtccccaaataaagtggcagccctgtcaatgtaggtttttgctccctatctttgcatggagagtttgttttgatgtagaggtggactctcagggtactcagggcgggatatcccctccattttggcctcactttgagagctttttttgagcttggaagttgatttcagggaaaaccagtggcaccatcgtgtttctcgcgaacttttacataagaatcaacagtcaaatcgcaaatccctcacacatgcaacatctccattcatgacagtttttcattcttttgaagTACAGGATATGCAGGGTGTAtccaagtccggaatttccgggatTCGTacggattttttaagagcggtccgaagtactgaaaaagtgcggtttcgtaagaaggtccagaattgttctcatttttttgtcattactATCGGAATTGAAggaagaaagtaaaatttttgaaatttttcgaatttcgtcaaatgaaggtactgaaaaagtactgaatttttctgagcttatatatttttcttgaggaatattgtcacttattTCTGCTGCCTTGCCTAAAACCGcacgtcattttttgtgcacttcaGATATCGGATTAAATATAATATCGGATAATAATTCTGCTGTCTCGTTttgatataatggagaatcgcacacacaaattttattgcttcatctgaaagtgcttaatgaGTTGAGTTTAgcggtatttttcataatgttttcctGGCATGGGGAAttagagaaaaatagatttaaaagtgagaaaatgtgccgccttatgacgtcatctggcagcattttctatttaaacacatgtatcttagcagattaggttattttgtcatattttctccaataattgttcaatttagaaaccaaggatatcctcgtactcagttgtCCCAgaagtatcattttaaagatgaaattcacaaaatttaagacacctgcaaattctctattgagatgaattttactgttttagcaattttagtaattttatctataagagtttagacgaattttgaaggaaactcggtttcgaaaatttgacatttactgctctcttcgctatcacggcattATTTAGGCATTTCCGTGCTGTCCCTACACACAGGTACTTTCACAAAATCCGTGTACGacaggtaaaataaataaaatttgcctAAGGTAGGTTTGGCAACAGGGGTCCCGATGTTATTCCTACCCCCGTCGTCCTCGTCCTTCATTCATTTCCCCTGCCCGGATGCCTTTCCCGCCGCTATTACTCCGATCGCCCCCCGGTCCTCGTAAATGTTCGCCGATACGATATTACCGCCGTGCGCCGTGCGCCGCCCCGTCGGTAGTTGATACTTCACCGCAATACTTTTGCCTCCGCGGTTAAACCAGATTACACAATTGCCAATTTATTTCGCGTGCCTCCGTCTCTCGTGCCGAGAGCTCGAGGAAATCCGTACGTGAGGTCTCCGAGTTATTGCGTCCGGGAGATCTGAATGTTTCGAGACTCAGGAtcggacgcatttctgtcaaacggaactaggtgcattgagacatgagccctgttatgcatgtatacttatgggtctcagggctcatgtcttaatgcacatagttccgtttgacagaaatacgtttgtgcgaatttaggtgcaaatttcagtgaatttcctgctaagtgcgaagcaaattccgtaggattttcaaagaaattcgcacaaacgtactctagtaaaaaattaaatcgcccggTTAAAGTAGACAGtggctgatgtgccttggttcctttctgctaaacgcggtccaattggacgtatttctgccaaacggagctatgtgcattaagacatgagccctgttatgcatgtatccttatggatctcagggctcgtgtcttaatgcacttagttccgtttagcagaaataagtttgattggaccacgtttagtagaaaggaaccaaggcacattagcaacagggcaatttaatattttactagagaacgtttgtgcggatttctttgaaaatgctgaggaatttgcttcgcactgagctgaaaattcactgaaattcgcacgtAAATTCGCACGAccgtttcatgtaaaaaattaaattgcccaattaatttggcaatagctgatgtggcttggttcctttttgcttgacGCAGTTCAATTCTACGGCATTTAATAGCGCGGATCCTTCGAAATTAAGGGTTTTGAAAAATACAGATTGTTACCTCTGCGCACAGCGCACACCGTACTtggaactcgtcgaccagaacatggctCCAGCTCACTTCATtatattacgactctatgtactctatgtactCACGGTAAGGAGAATGACGGCTGGGTCAACTCTATCGGCCACAAGGCACGGGTCACTTGTGTCAACGGAGGGCGTTCGTCCGCCGGAAGTGTGATCACGGTTGGTAGATCCGCCCATCCGGTATTCTGAAGGTTCGACGTCGAAAGCTGAGACGTTGATGATACTTCTCCTTTGGTGCTTGATACGATCGGCGTCGAAGTGACGAAGTTTTGTCCGGGGCCGAAAGCAGGGGACGGTGTGGGATTAGAGTTCTCTGTAGTCGAACTGCAATGAAGTGATAAGGTACGGTTGACGCAGGCTTTCGACAATCCTCGTAAATATCATTTATAATTTAGTTATTCTAAAATGGACGACGCTAAGCataaatgaaccaagccacattagcgaTTGCCAGGTGGGCAGTTTAATCTTTTCCATGGAAACGGTTTCAGtggtgcaaaattttcactcgtaaattgcatttttactggaAAGCCGTCCGGCATACCtccttgagaattttttctgcattaatttctaattttatgcATAAAGTCAGTATAGTTTGGACAGAAATCGCTTATAGTCtcatgattgtaaaaaaaaaaattgaattttttgggtcCATTTAGCAAACTTGGAATAAATTCCGTTCCTTTATTTGAGACACCCCAGGAATTATAGTATGCCAcacacatagagtacatagagtcgtaatgtaagtgggagagctggcgccatgttctgctcgacgaattccgagcccggtgtgcgccgagttcgggtcactttttcgatacattttcgatccaaaatggcggcgtggAATACGTGGTtcctcctttgttgttgttgttgttgttgttgttgtcatcggatggccgggtacccgtgtatcgcaaacaatcgattatctatcgaaaaagtgacccggcgtcacacaggtgtctcggaattcgggacatggaaaatgcttaaaagtggcgccagctctcccacttacattacgactctatgtactctatggccaCAGAGTGAGAAAAAGTAGCCAAAGTAAAACACGAAGAAAATTAACAGAAGAGGTGAAAATCGTAAATATTAATGACGTTATACTGGCGGGAATTTCTTATCCAGTCCCTAGCTTTTTTCTTAAAGGGTTGTGAatgcaaaatataaaaagagTTTGGGCGACATCAATACTTAAGCATTTCTGTCGCACCGCTTACCCCAGGCCTTCAAGAGTGGTATGCCTGGTTGTGTTTTTTTAGATACTTGTTAATGTTTTAACAATTTACTCAAAGTTTGTGGTTTTCTTTTAAGTAATTTATTAATTTGCACGCTTACGGTACTTACCTTGGAATGGTCTTTTCGATGCCAACGTTTTCTAACTTTGCCGATTGACTTCGGAGTTTGCTTTCCGATTTTAACTCTGCACACCACCTAACGATATCCCGTTCACAAATTGCGGCAGCACCATAAACATGCACAATCTGTCTATGAATCTCAGACATTGACTCTCCCGTTCGGCACAAAAATTGCACTACAGACTTAACTTCACAgttggagaatttttttatgagcggCTGAGTTTTGGTAGTTTTAGAGATTCGCGCGTCCATTTCGAACAGTTTACAAATAAACACTGAAGGTGATGCAGCTCATTTCAAATGTTTGTGTTTTATCGCAGACATCTAGCGGTGGTGATAAGAACATGCCGCGAACATCGCTGTTCATATCTCTCCTCCGAGAGATGTTGCTCTACTATCGATAATCTAGGAAGATATATTCTCAATTGTAGCGGGAAATACGTATGCTTGTTTCGGGCCTAGTTGCCTAGCTCTATGATCGCATTTTCTTGCGGGTTTAATcatccgcactggaaaaaaaaaacacattggatctagagtccagactcttgaaaacatcgacaagaaaaagtactgttgattcaatcagaatctagcttataaattaagaaccaagcctcttaatttaagcagatttcgttttgatacaagcaaaaattcgattgaatcaagagtattttttcttgtcaatgttttcaagagtctgtactctatatccaatgtgtttttttctccagtgcgcTAAAATTTTTCAGGTACTCAAAGCATTTCGACCTTGTAAGTCtacaaccacgtatctcgtttgctgtgtttgaaaacatccactcctattttattttttaaagaagagaaaatcatttccttgaagttttcgcagattttttttgcacagagaagaaaaaccacggcagttttcaagacgtgccgttaagtagttttccacttaaaaattaaagtatgacaggaagtctacaacgtcgcaaaccgagatacgtgattgtggacttac
This window contains:
- the LOC140225449 gene encoding uncharacterized protein, with amino-acid sequence MDARISKTTKTQPLIKKFSNCEVKSVVQFLCRTGESMSEIHRQIVHVYGAAAICERDIVRWCAELKSESKLRSQSAKLENVGIEKTIPSSTTENSNPTPSPAFGPGQNFVTSTPIVSSTKGEVSSTSQLSTSNLQNTGWADLPTVITLPADERPPLTQVTRALWPIELTQPSFSLPGENAVVGGDSFACGNGSRRTFGVYTYGKSSENRETSDWETTAEDDRC